One Sphingopyxis macrogoltabida genomic region harbors:
- a CDS encoding MerC domain-containing protein, which translates to MTHVASHAPVSTRLGAIVRAARDSRPLTSLNGDQLAMGLSGLCLVHCLATTIFFASIASVGGVFLENHLFHEIGLIIAIGFALVTLVSGVLSHGYMMPFAVGSFGLGMMAGALSRPHDGSEVLATMVGVAVVALGHDLNRRASH; encoded by the coding sequence GTGACGCACGTCGCCAGCCATGCCCCTGTTTCGACGCGTCTCGGCGCGATCGTTCGGGCTGCGCGCGATTCGCGGCCGCTGACCTCGCTCAATGGCGACCAACTCGCGATGGGGCTTTCGGGCCTGTGCCTCGTCCATTGCCTCGCAACGACGATCTTCTTCGCCTCGATCGCATCGGTCGGCGGGGTGTTCCTCGAAAACCATCTGTTCCACGAAATCGGCCTGATCATCGCGATCGGCTTCGCGTTGGTGACGCTCGTCTCGGGCGTGCTCAGCCACGGCTATATGATGCCTTTCGCAGTCGGCAGCTTCGGGCTCGGCATGATGGCGGGCGCGCTGTCTCGGCCGCACGACGGCAGCGAGGTTCTGGCAACGATGGTGGGCGTCGCTGTCGTCGCGCTCGGCCACGACCTCAACCGCCGCGCCAGCCACTGA
- a CDS encoding VOC family protein, whose amino-acid sequence MAGDLNGVAHVILTAGDFARSTAFWRAMIAYLDLKLVLDSEHMLYGVGGRTAIGIRIGSPENAGKRFDQGAPGLHHACFRMRDRAAIDAVHAFLSARDDIHIVHAPQEEPWAPGYYSVLFEDPDGIRIEFNHVPGVGLLADGEQIGGADAFD is encoded by the coding sequence TTGGCGGGAGATCTCAACGGCGTCGCGCATGTCATCCTGACCGCGGGCGATTTCGCGCGCTCGACCGCTTTCTGGCGCGCGATGATCGCCTATCTGGACCTCAAGCTGGTGCTCGACAGCGAGCATATGCTTTACGGTGTCGGCGGGCGCACGGCGATCGGCATCCGCATCGGCAGCCCCGAAAACGCCGGCAAGCGTTTCGATCAGGGCGCGCCGGGGCTGCACCATGCCTGCTTCCGGATGCGCGACCGCGCCGCGATCGACGCCGTCCATGCCTTTCTGAGCGCGCGCGACGATATCCACATCGTCCACGCGCCGCAGGAGGAGCCGTGGGCGCCGGGCTATTATTCGGTGCTCTTCGAGGACCCCGACGGCATCCGCATCGAATTCAACCATGTCCCCGGCGTCGGCCTGCTCGCCGATGGCGAGCAGATCGGCGGCGCCGACGCGTTCGATTAG
- a CDS encoding Fur family transcriptional regulator, whose protein sequence is MGKHDHPHVEASGASLAKAAQNALEEAGEAWTDMRAQIFDAVAEIGKPASAYEIADIVSQKRGKRVAPNSVYRILDLFVANNLVRRVESANAFVANSHPGCLHDCIFLICDSCGSAVHVDDDKLSGGVRAAAEKTGFVAERPVIEVRGKCAECQ, encoded by the coding sequence ATGGGCAAACATGATCATCCGCACGTCGAGGCCAGCGGCGCCTCGCTCGCCAAGGCCGCGCAAAATGCGCTCGAGGAGGCTGGCGAAGCTTGGACCGACATGCGCGCCCAGATTTTCGATGCCGTCGCCGAGATCGGCAAGCCGGCGAGCGCCTATGAAATCGCCGACATCGTATCGCAGAAGCGCGGCAAGCGCGTCGCGCCGAACAGCGTCTATCGCATCCTCGACCTGTTCGTCGCCAACAACCTCGTCCGCCGCGTCGAAAGCGCTAACGCCTTTGTCGCGAACAGCCATCCCGGCTGCCTCCACGATTGCATCTTCCTGATCTGCGACAGTTGCGGCAGCGCGGTGCATGTCGATGACGACAAGCTTTCGGGCGGGGTCCGTGCTGCCGCCGAAAAGACCGGTTTCGTCGCCGAGCGCCCCGTCATCGAGGTGCGCGGCAAATGCGCCGAGTGCCAATAA
- a CDS encoding M20/M25/M40 family metallo-hydrolase, with the protein MDFRELDRLNRRDLLRGTAMLGAGAAFMQPLPLLAQAGSMSDVRKAVEAGKDASIKRLRDWIALPSIAAENRNMTEGAAYMAELAKDAGFTNVEIVPTDGHPGVFGTIDVGAKRTLGIYFMYDVKQYDPAEWSSPPLEGKMVDRPGFGQSIMGRGAVNQKGPEATFLAALHAIRAAGRKLPVNIVLVCEGEEEIGSPHFRQIATKPNILAALKKCEGIFIPMPGQDSSGNVSVNLGSKGIIELELVASGEKWGRGPKKDVHSSLKAMVDSPAWRLVQALQTLVTKDGNTPAIEGWFENVRPLTEREKTLIREAAKADNDEAQMKQALGVTHWIDNLSYDDALIRLAQEPTVNIEGLVAGYTGPGGKTVLPGRAVAKLDLRLVPNQTRAEAEKKLRAHLDKHGFTDVEVNVSGGYDPTEVDEKSSLIRSELATYKKLGVNASLNARMAGSWPGATFTAPPVSIPAGHFGIGHGSGAHAPDEYYLIDSTNPKVAGLVDATMGYAEFLYTLAAIK; encoded by the coding sequence ATGGATTTCCGTGAGCTTGACCGCCTGAACCGCCGTGACCTGCTGCGCGGCACCGCGATGCTGGGGGCCGGCGCCGCCTTCATGCAGCCACTGCCGCTGCTCGCGCAGGCGGGGTCGATGAGCGACGTCCGCAAGGCGGTCGAGGCCGGCAAGGATGCGTCGATCAAGCGGCTGCGCGACTGGATCGCCCTTCCCTCGATTGCTGCCGAGAACCGCAACATGACCGAGGGCGCGGCCTATATGGCCGAACTCGCAAAGGATGCGGGCTTCACCAATGTCGAGATCGTGCCGACCGACGGTCATCCCGGGGTGTTCGGGACGATCGACGTCGGGGCGAAGCGCACGCTCGGCATCTATTTCATGTACGACGTGAAGCAATATGACCCCGCCGAATGGTCGTCGCCGCCGCTCGAAGGCAAGATGGTCGACCGCCCCGGCTTCGGCCAGTCGATCATGGGCCGCGGCGCGGTGAACCAGAAGGGTCCCGAAGCGACCTTCCTCGCCGCGCTCCACGCGATCCGCGCCGCCGGACGCAAGCTGCCGGTCAACATCGTCCTCGTCTGCGAAGGCGAGGAGGAGATCGGATCGCCGCACTTCCGCCAGATCGCGACCAAGCCCAATATCCTCGCCGCGCTCAAGAAATGCGAGGGCATCTTCATCCCGATGCCGGGTCAGGACAGCAGCGGCAATGTCTCGGTCAACTTGGGGTCGAAGGGGATCATCGAGCTCGAACTGGTCGCGAGCGGCGAGAAATGGGGCCGCGGACCGAAGAAGGATGTGCATTCGAGCCTGAAGGCGATGGTCGATTCGCCGGCATGGCGGCTGGTGCAGGCGCTGCAGACGCTGGTCACCAAGGACGGCAACACCCCGGCGATCGAGGGCTGGTTCGAGAATGTCCGCCCGCTGACCGAGCGCGAGAAGACGTTGATCCGCGAGGCGGCCAAGGCCGACAATGACGAAGCGCAGATGAAGCAGGCGCTCGGCGTCACCCACTGGATCGACAATCTGTCTTATGACGACGCGCTGATCCGCCTTGCGCAGGAGCCGACGGTCAATATCGAGGGGCTGGTCGCGGGCTATACCGGCCCGGGCGGGAAGACGGTGCTGCCCGGCCGCGCGGTCGCCAAGCTCGACCTGCGCCTCGTGCCCAACCAGACGCGCGCCGAGGCGGAGAAGAAGCTGCGCGCGCATCTCGACAAACATGGCTTCACCGACGTCGAAGTGAACGTCTCGGGCGGTTACGACCCCACCGAGGTCGACGAAAAGAGCAGCCTGATCCGCAGCGAGCTGGCGACTTATAAAAAGCTCGGCGTGAATGCGAGCCTCAACGCGCGCATGGCGGGGAGCTGGCCCGGCGCGACCTTCACTGCGCCGCCGGTGTCGATCCCGGCGGGGCATTTCGGCATCGGCCATGGCTCGGGCGCGCATGCTCCCGACGAATATTATCTGATCGATTCGACCAATCCGAAGGTCGCCGGGCTTGTCGATGCGACGATGGGATACGCCGAGTTCCTCTACACGCTCGCGGCGATCAAATAG
- a CDS encoding GIY-YIG nuclease family protein, with protein sequence MRQPCVYILTNRNNQLFYIGVTGDIAARMMQHRAGMGSAHCQRYNIRKLVHAEFHATMIEAIAREKALKEWHRDWKRRLIGESNPEWNDLFDRLLG encoded by the coding sequence ATGCGCCAACCCTGCGTTTACATTCTGACCAACCGCAACAACCAGCTTTTCTATATCGGGGTCACGGGCGACATCGCTGCCCGCATGATGCAACACCGCGCGGGAATGGGCTCCGCGCACTGCCAGCGTTACAACATCCGCAAGCTCGTCCACGCCGAATTCCACGCAACCATGATCGAAGCCATTGCGCGCGAGAAGGCCTTGAAGGAGTGGCATCGCGACTGGAAACGCCGATTGATTGGTGAGAGCAATCCGGAGTGGAATGACCTGTTCGATAGGCTGCTCGGATAG
- a CDS encoding DUF481 domain-containing protein, with product MTALPRLALLCLPLTMLASPAEAAQEPVDPPQPNPALADPVLANPVPVPEIIVRPPALPDAARAMIEAAMASGADADVEAVVKAARIANPRNIAEIDAMLAEYRGIYPPVLPPDPAGEMLAAAIAGGKDADVEAVGKLAKATYPDEAARIDAELVAYRAERKRVRDEAAAAARAKLASAKIWQNWKGEGQIGATLSTGNTSSKGLSAGIALARKGLDWNHKFRAQADYQRSNGRTSVERFLVELEPQYRVSDRAFAYGLGRWEQDRVLGYDTRWNVSAGLGYKVVDKKTLSLSLKGGPTWRHTDYITGLTDSELTGLAGLDFGWQLSPTIRVTQVASTIFGERNVAVSSLTALNAKLTGALSARLAYSAELDTNPPRGIEKLDTLTRFTLVYGF from the coding sequence GTGACAGCCCTTCCCCGACTGGCACTGCTTTGCCTGCCGCTGACCATGCTTGCTTCGCCCGCAGAGGCCGCGCAGGAGCCCGTCGACCCGCCGCAACCGAACCCTGCGCTCGCCGACCCGGTGCTCGCCAATCCGGTACCGGTGCCCGAAATTATCGTGCGTCCGCCGGCCTTGCCCGATGCGGCGCGCGCGATGATCGAGGCCGCGATGGCGAGCGGTGCGGACGCCGATGTCGAAGCGGTGGTTAAGGCCGCGAGGATCGCCAATCCGCGCAATATTGCGGAAATCGACGCGATGCTGGCGGAGTATCGGGGCATCTATCCGCCGGTGCTCCCGCCCGACCCGGCGGGCGAAATGCTCGCCGCGGCGATCGCGGGCGGCAAGGATGCCGATGTCGAGGCCGTGGGAAAGCTGGCGAAAGCCACCTATCCCGACGAGGCGGCGAGGATCGATGCAGAACTCGTCGCCTATCGCGCCGAACGCAAGCGGGTGAGGGACGAGGCGGCGGCGGCAGCACGGGCCAAGCTCGCGAGCGCCAAAATCTGGCAAAACTGGAAAGGCGAGGGGCAGATCGGCGCGACGCTGAGCACCGGCAACACGAGTTCGAAGGGGCTCAGCGCCGGCATCGCGCTCGCCCGCAAGGGGCTCGACTGGAACCACAAGTTCCGCGCCCAGGCCGATTACCAGCGCTCGAACGGCCGGACCTCGGTCGAACGCTTCCTCGTCGAACTCGAACCGCAATATCGGGTCAGCGACCGCGCTTTCGCCTATGGCCTCGGCCGCTGGGAACAGGATCGCGTCCTCGGCTACGACACGCGCTGGAATGTGTCGGCCGGCTTGGGGTACAAGGTCGTCGACAAGAAAACCCTGTCGCTGAGCCTGAAGGGCGGCCCGACCTGGCGGCACACCGACTATATCACCGGCCTCACCGACAGCGAATTGACCGGGCTGGCCGGTCTCGACTTCGGCTGGCAATTGTCGCCGACCATCCGCGTCACGCAGGTCGCCTCGACGATTTTCGGCGAGCGCAACGTCGCGGTGAGCTCGCTGACCGCGCTCAACGCCAAACTCACCGGCGCGCTGTCGGCGCGGCTCGCCTATTCGGCCGAACTCGACACCAATCCCCCGCGGGGGATCGAAAAGCTCGACACGCTGACGCGCTTTACCCTGGTCTACGGCTTCTAA
- a CDS encoding M20/M25/M40 family metallo-hydrolase translates to MDLSDTDRLNRRDIIRGTAMLGAGAAFLQPLPLFAQAGSLADIRKAAQAGKEASIKRIRDWVALPSIAAEDRNMPEGAAYFAELAKDAGFTHVEVVPTDGHPGVFATLDVGAPRTLGLYLMYDVKQYDPAEWSSPPLEGRMVERKNLGLTMVGRGSANHKGPEGTFLAAMHAIRAAGRKLPVNLVLICEGEEEIGSPHFRQLVTKPHILAALQKCDGVFMPTAMQDMEGGATIELGAKGIIELELVASGEKWGRGPKKDVHSSLKAMLDSPAWRLVQALQTLVTPDGNTPAIDGWFENVRKLSDREKAMIRDAIKHTNEAQMKDDLGVTRWIDDLSLEDAMVRLMQEPTVNIEGLVAGYTGPGGKTILPGRAVAKLDLRLVPNQTRAEATQKLRAHLDKRGFNDVEVNISGGYDPTETDENSALIRAEIATYKKLGVRPNLSVRLAGSWPGGTFTQPPVSVPVGRFGLSTGGNAHAPDEYYLIDSTNPKVAGLVDSTMGYVEFLYTLAAIK, encoded by the coding sequence ATGGACTTGAGCGATACCGATCGACTGAACCGCCGCGACATCATTCGCGGCACCGCGATGCTCGGGGCGGGCGCCGCTTTCCTGCAGCCGCTGCCGCTTTTCGCGCAGGCGGGATCGCTCGCCGATATCCGCAAGGCGGCGCAGGCGGGAAAGGAAGCCTCGATCAAGCGCATCCGCGACTGGGTAGCCCTGCCCTCGATCGCCGCCGAGGACCGCAACATGCCCGAGGGGGCGGCCTATTTCGCCGAGCTCGCCAAGGATGCCGGCTTCACCCACGTCGAAGTCGTCCCGACCGACGGCCATCCCGGCGTCTTTGCAACGCTCGACGTCGGCGCACCGCGCACGCTCGGCCTCTATCTGATGTACGACGTCAAGCAGTACGACCCCGCCGAATGGTCGTCGCCGCCGCTCGAAGGGCGGATGGTCGAACGCAAGAATCTCGGGCTGACGATGGTCGGGCGCGGCAGCGCCAACCACAAGGGGCCCGAGGGCACGTTCCTCGCCGCGATGCACGCGATCCGCGCCGCCGGCCGCAAGCTGCCGGTCAACCTCGTCCTGATCTGCGAAGGCGAGGAAGAGATCGGCTCGCCGCATTTCCGCCAGCTCGTCACCAAGCCGCATATTCTGGCCGCGCTGCAGAAGTGCGACGGCGTCTTCATGCCGACCGCGATGCAGGACATGGAAGGCGGCGCGACGATCGAGCTCGGCGCCAAGGGCATCATCGAACTCGAACTCGTCGCGAGCGGCGAGAAATGGGGCCGAGGGCCGAAGAAGGATGTGCACAGCAGCCTGAAGGCGATGCTCGATTCGCCCGCCTGGCGGCTGGTGCAGGCGCTCCAGACGCTCGTCACCCCCGACGGCAACACCCCGGCGATCGACGGCTGGTTCGAAAATGTCCGCAAGCTTTCGGATCGCGAAAAGGCGATGATCCGCGACGCGATCAAGCACACCAACGAAGCGCAGATGAAGGACGATCTGGGCGTCACCCGCTGGATCGACGACCTGTCGCTCGAGGATGCGATGGTCCGCCTGATGCAGGAGCCGACGGTCAATATCGAGGGACTCGTCGCGGGCTATACCGGCCCCGGCGGCAAGACGATCCTGCCGGGCCGCGCCGTCGCCAAGCTCGACCTGCGCCTCGTTCCCAACCAGACGCGCGCCGAGGCAACGCAAAAGCTGCGCGCCCATCTCGACAAGCGCGGTTTCAACGACGTCGAGGTCAATATCTCGGGCGGCTATGACCCGACCGAGACCGACGAGAACAGCGCGCTGATCCGCGCCGAGATCGCGACCTACAAGAAGCTCGGCGTGCGGCCGAACCTCAGCGTCCGCCTCGCGGGAAGCTGGCCCGGCGGCACCTTCACCCAGCCGCCGGTATCGGTGCCGGTCGGCCGCTTCGGGCTCAGCACCGGCGGCAACGCCCACGCCCCCGACGAATATTATCTGATCGATTCGACCAATCCCAAGGTCGCCGGGCTCGTCGATTCAACGATGGGTTACGTCGAATTCCTCTACACGCTCGCGGCGATCAAATAG
- a CDS encoding fumarate hydratase, protein MNTVIIREDDLVETIADALQYISYFHPMDYIRALAAAYEREVSPAAKDAMAQILSNSRMCAEGHRPICQDTGIVTVFIKWGMDCRLDSPRSLQQVVDEGVRKAYLHPENKLRASILADPAFSRVNTKDNTPSVLNVEMVPGAKVVIDVAAKGGGSENKSKFKMMNPSDSIVDWVLEMVPQMGAGWCPPGMLGIGIGGTAEKAMLLAKQSLMDPIDMTELLARGPSSPTEELRIELYEKVNALGIGAQGLGGLATVLDVKIADWPTHAASKPVAMIPNCAATRHAHVTLDGSGPAYLEKPVLADYPQIDWAPDKAAIRVDLDALTPEVVASWKQGDRLLLNGKMLTGRDAAHKRIADMLAKGEELPVEFKGRVIYYVGPVDPVGEEIVGPAGPTTATRMDKFMDMMLEQGLLACVGKAERGPAATQAIAKHKSAYLMAVGGAAYLVARAIKGSKVVGFADLGMEAIYEFEVQDFPVTVAVDSEGQNVHVNAPALWQKRIRDEGLLEKA, encoded by the coding sequence ATGAACACCGTCATCATCCGCGAGGACGACCTCGTCGAAACCATCGCCGACGCGCTCCAGTACATCAGCTATTTCCACCCGATGGACTATATCCGCGCATTGGCCGCGGCCTATGAGCGCGAAGTGTCGCCCGCCGCGAAGGACGCGATGGCGCAGATATTGTCGAACAGCCGCATGTGCGCCGAAGGGCATCGCCCGATCTGCCAGGACACCGGCATCGTCACCGTCTTCATCAAATGGGGCATGGACTGCCGCCTCGACTCACCCCGCAGCCTGCAGCAGGTCGTCGACGAGGGCGTGCGCAAGGCGTATCTCCACCCCGAAAACAAGCTCCGCGCCTCGATCCTCGCCGACCCGGCGTTCAGCCGCGTGAACACGAAGGACAACACCCCCTCGGTCCTCAACGTCGAGATGGTCCCCGGCGCCAAGGTCGTGATCGACGTCGCCGCGAAGGGCGGCGGCAGCGAGAACAAGTCGAAGTTCAAGATGATGAATCCCAGCGACAGCATCGTCGACTGGGTACTCGAAATGGTCCCGCAGATGGGCGCCGGCTGGTGCCCGCCGGGCATGCTCGGCATCGGCATCGGCGGCACCGCCGAAAAGGCGATGCTGCTCGCCAAGCAATCGCTGATGGACCCGATCGACATGACCGAGCTGCTCGCGCGCGGGCCTTCGTCGCCGACCGAGGAACTGCGCATCGAGCTGTATGAAAAGGTCAATGCGCTCGGCATCGGCGCGCAGGGGCTCGGCGGCCTCGCCACCGTGCTCGACGTCAAGATCGCCGACTGGCCGACGCACGCGGCGTCGAAGCCGGTCGCGATGATCCCGAACTGCGCCGCAACACGCCATGCGCACGTGACGCTCGACGGCAGCGGCCCGGCCTATCTCGAAAAGCCGGTGCTCGCAGACTATCCGCAGATCGACTGGGCGCCCGACAAGGCGGCGATCCGCGTCGACCTCGACGCGCTGACCCCGGAGGTCGTCGCGAGCTGGAAGCAGGGCGACCGGCTGCTGCTCAACGGCAAGATGCTCACCGGCCGCGACGCCGCGCACAAACGCATCGCCGACATGCTCGCGAAGGGCGAGGAACTGCCCGTCGAGTTCAAGGGCCGCGTCATCTATTATGTCGGCCCGGTCGACCCGGTCGGCGAAGAAATCGTCGGCCCCGCGGGCCCGACCACCGCGACACGCATGGACAAGTTCATGGACATGATGCTCGAACAGGGCCTGCTCGCCTGCGTCGGCAAGGCCGAACGCGGCCCCGCCGCGACGCAGGCGATCGCCAAGCACAAGAGCGCCTATCTGATGGCCGTCGGCGGCGCGGCGTACCTGGTGGCGCGCGCGATCAAGGGCAGCAAGGTCGTCGGTTTCGCCGACCTCGGCATGGAAGCGATCTACGAGTTCGAGGTGCAGGACTTCCCCGTCACCGTCGCGGTCGACAGCGAAGGCCAGAATGTCCACGTCAACGCGCCGGCACTGTGGCAAAAGCGGATCAGGGACGAAGGGTTGCTGGAGAAGGCGTGA